A stretch of Aythya fuligula isolate bAytFul2 chromosome 1, bAytFul2.pri, whole genome shotgun sequence DNA encodes these proteins:
- the P2RY2 gene encoding P2Y purinoceptor 2, with protein MANLTTPAWTRVLNSSSGPGGVEDTYKCIFDEDFKYVLLPVSYGIVCVVGLFLNLLALYGFIFRIKTWNASTTYMFNLAVSDTLYVVSLPLLVYYYAMGDNWPFGVGLCKIVRFLFYTNLYCSILFLLCISIHRFLGICFPLKSLRWGHVRYARRVSVVVWVVTVVCQSPVLFFVTTSVRRDTITCHDTSSKDLFGQFVIYSSVMLVLLFCIPFLIIIVCYCLMARRLLQPTWGISRLSRSKKKSVKMIIIVLVVFIVCFLPFHVTRTLYYSFRSWDLSCQTLNAINLAYKVTRPLASTNSCLDPILYFLAGQRFMKFAGHKMPGKPQNEMALGIVPNSPLGTSNDTDTIAKGVKS; from the coding sequence ATGGCCAACCTTACAACTCCAGCCTGGACCCGAGTCCTCAACAGCTCCTCGGGGCCGGGCGGCGTGGAGGACACCTACAAGTGCATCTTTGATGAGGACTTCAAGTATGTCCTGCTGCCCGTCTCCTACGGCATTGTGTGCGTGGTGGGGCTcttcctcaacctgctggcccTCTACGGCTTCATCTTTAGGATCAAGACCTGGAACGCCTCCACCACCTACATGTTCAACCTGGCCGTGTCCGACACGCTCTACGTggtctccctgcccctcctggTGTACTACTATGCCATGGGGGACAACTGGCCCTTCGGCGTGGGCTTGTGTAAGATAGTCCGCTTCTTGTTTTACACCAACCTCTACTGCagcatcctcttcctcctctgcatcAGCATCCATCGATTCCTGGGCATCTGCTTCCCTCTCAAGTCGCTGCGGTGGGGCCACGTCCGCTACGCCCGGCGGGTTTCGGTCGTCGTCTGGGTGGTGACGGTGGTGTGCCAGTCCCCCGTGCTCTTCTTCGTCACCACCAGCGTGAGGAGGGACACCATCACCTGCCACGACACCTCCAGCAAGGACCTCTTTGGCCAGTTTGTCATTTACAGCTCGGTGATGCTGGTGCTCCTCTTCTGCATCCCCTTCCTCATCATCATCGTCTGCTACTGCCTGATGGCCCGGCGGCTCCTGCAGCCCACGTGGGGCATCTCCCGGCTGTCCCGATCCAAAAAGAAGTCGGTCAAGATGATAATCATCGTCTTGGTGGTCTTCATCGtttgctttctccctttccaCGTCACCCGTACCCTGTACTACTCCTTCCGGAGCTGGGACTTGAGCTGCCAGACCCTGAACGCCATAAATTTAGCCTACAAGGTGACGCGGCCCCTGGCCAGCACCAACAGCTGCTTGGATcccattttgtatttcttagcGGGACAGAGGTTTATGAAGTTCGCAGGCCACAAAATGCCGGGGAAGCCTCAAAACGAGATGGCCCTGGGAATCGTGCCCAACAGTCCCCTGGGAACCAGCAACGACACGGACACCATAGCCAAGGGCGTGAAGTCCTAG